In the Salvia miltiorrhiza cultivar Shanhuang (shh) chromosome 8, IMPLAD_Smil_shh, whole genome shotgun sequence genome, tgtgtccggccgggcggacacataatttcaccAGACAGACACATGATCTGGCTAGCCACCCATCGGTCATATATACTTTTGACTGAtaactgtcaaatcgttgacttttataactgataactgtcaaatcggtcaaatgtgtaagactttcacaaaaaaccaagcacacccatcaacatcaaagggtaaaataggtacttcacataattagggcatataatgctttgtatgataacttagggtatttttacaaaaaaaaaattaaggaagtgggcatttttgcctattaacactattATTATTGTCTTTTTTTCTCAAGAAaatgtgttattttatttacattgtATAATATTGCTATATTTTCATTTCGTGCATAGCACATGAGAAAATACTAGTTAACCTAAGAGAGAGATTACTATAGTGGTTTTCTTCGAAGAAATGCGCGAAAAGAGACTCTTAGCATATGCTTCTACTTTTTTGATTTAATCCATTATCATTGCAGCAGATTATTTATAAGTATCATGTACTAATCCACAAAGGATGTTTATGTACCAAGTTATTGTTAAATTTGTTTAGATTGGTCTAAGAGATGACACTTGTtctactttttttatataaagcACTTACTTGaagttataaaaaaatatatatacatatatataaaagtcCATTATGATATCACAaattttttatcataaaaaacaCATGCAATTCTAAActtaacaaataataatatgcCTTATAActacaatattaaatattacAAACTGATCTACAACAAAATTATAATACAAATTTGAATAAGAGCGATGAAAAGAATTGTTTAACTTAATATTACCAACAAATTTCACTCATACACGCCATTGCATAATTGAAACTATCAAatttaactatattttttttttatttacatacaAAATAGGGTTATTTACGAAAGAAATAAGGTTATTTTAGGTATTTTTTTAAAGACAAATGAAAAGAAGGAAACTTCATTGTATGATTAAAAGTTCTCAAGTATACATtagaaaatacaaataaaaaaaaagtatacatTAGAAAATACGATGGAATTGTGTAGTGATCCAACATATTTTGGTAAGTGGCTACTTTATTTCAACGTTAAatacttttttatataattaaaataagaaaactaaaataattatagatgcactacattttaaaaaatgtaagaAAACGTTTATTATGTTTACTatcttagtatttttttttcttgtagcCCAAATAATTTGAGCCCAAAcataattattcaagcccaaaATTCTGAGCCTACCAAAGAACTCACCCTTACTAAAAAAGTCCAGAATCGCAAACTCCATTCGATGCAATTTCAACCCTTTTTTCAGATTCAATCACAACTCCTAATCTCGCAAGCGTCGCCCAACACTCTCCCTTTCTTCACATTAAATCTCACCGCCGATTAAGGATGACGAGCAGAAGAGCTGCTGTTTTTGCAATCGATCTCATTCATAATGGAAGAGGATTTCTCAATCAATGGTCGCATAAATCGGGTATTATGTCTCCtccattctctctcttctcttccaaGGCTTTTCAACCTAAGCAGCCCAGAATCGATTTCAGCTGTGTTAAAGAATTAAATGATGCTATTGGAGTGTTTCAAAAAATGAACAGTATGCAGCTGGAGCCTTCTGTTCTAATGTACAACAATCTTTTGAGTGTCACTGTAAAGATTGAGCAGTATTCTTTTGCCCTTTATATGTTTGATGAAATGCTTAGTATGGGTGTCCCTGTTAATGTTTACACCATGAATATTGCTGTGAATTGTTGTTGTCTCTTGAAAGATATAAAATCTGGCTTTGCTGTAATGGGTATATTTTTCAAGAGAGGGTACGAACCAGATGTCGCGACATTCAACACTCTGATTAAAGGGTTGTTTTTAAATCATAAGGTGGCCGAGGCTGGGAAATTGTTCAATATGCTTTTGCGTTTCAAAATATGTGAGCCTAATGATGTTATGATTGTGACGATGGTAGATGGGCTTTGTAAATCAGGAAATGTCCTTCCAGCGAGAGATTTAGTTCGTAGATTAGAAAGAAGTAGGTTAAGACCTAATGTCAAGGCTTATAGTGCATTGCTCGACGGGCTACGCAAATCTGGAATGGTGGATGATGCTCTCCAGCTCCTATCCGCGATGATCGAAAAGGGTATTACACCCAATGTTGTCACGTACAACTCGATGATTCAGGGGTTGTGCGACCTAGGGAGACTGGAGGATGTTAAGGTTCTGGTGAATGAAATGTCTAATTCTAATATTTCTCTCGATGTTGTTACCTTTAATATATTGATTGATGCATACTGCAAGGAGAGAAAGATGGAAGAGGCTGAGGATTTGTTGGAAATTATGAAGCAACGTAACGTATGCCCTACTGTTGTCACTTATAATACGCTGATTGATGGGTATTGTTTGAGAGGAGAAATTGACAAAGCACGACAAGTACTTGATTACATGGTTGACAAGGGACTAAAGCCTAATATTGTTAGCTACGGCTGCTTATTAAATGGATATTGCAGAAAGGGGAGAATAGACGAAGCTTGGCTTCATTTTCTGGAAGTTCCTTTGAAAGGTCTGGAGCATAATACATGTACTTATAATACCATGATTCATGGACTGTTTAGTAAGCGTAGATTTTCCGAGGGCTGGAAGCTTTTCAAGGATATGGAAGCTCGACGAGTAACTCCTAACATATATACTTATAATACATTGTTGGATGGGCTGTGCAGGAATGGGGAGATTGATGAAGCTCTTTCTTTTGTGCACACGATTGAAGGGAAAGGAGTTACTCCTGATAGAGTCACATATGGGGCTGTCATTAATGGATTATGCAAAAATGGGAAACTTGATGTTGCTAGAGATCTTTTCAACCAACTACCTTCTAGAGGTGTGCAACCTAATgctcatatatataatatgatcatTGGTGCACTTTGTCATGAAGGTTCTACAGAGGAGGCACAATGTTTGCTTAC is a window encoding:
- the LOC130999751 gene encoding putative pentatricopeptide repeat-containing protein At1g12700, mitochondrial, whose translation is MTSRRAAVFAIDLIHNGRGFLNQWSHKSGIMSPPFSLFSSKAFQPKQPRIDFSCVKELNDAIGVFQKMNSMQLEPSVLMYNNLLSVTVKIEQYSFALYMFDEMLSMGVPVNVYTMNIAVNCCCLLKDIKSGFAVMGIFFKRGYEPDVATFNTLIKGLFLNHKVAEAGKLFNMLLRFKICEPNDVMIVTMVDGLCKSGNVLPARDLVRRLERSRLRPNVKAYSALLDGLRKSGMVDDALQLLSAMIEKGITPNVVTYNSMIQGLCDLGRLEDVKVLVNEMSNSNISLDVVTFNILIDAYCKERKMEEAEDLLEIMKQRNVCPTVVTYNTLIDGYCLRGEIDKARQVLDYMVDKGLKPNIVSYGCLLNGYCRKGRIDEAWLHFLEVPLKGLEHNTCTYNTMIHGLFSKRRFSEGWKLFKDMEARRVTPNIYTYNTLLDGLCRNGEIDEALSFVHTIEGKGVTPDRVTYGAVINGLCKNGKLDVARDLFNQLPSRGVQPNAHIYNMIIGALCHEGSTEEAQCLLTEMQSHGCAPDEVTYNIMTRSFLKKKELSKAIPYLEVMREKELSADVSTLSMLIDQMQGKTKDDVLLKLMKDVLPKDFPS